In Labrys monachus, the genomic stretch GAACCCCTGAACGACCCGATCTTTGGTGAGTTGATCGACCGCGACGAAGCCGGCGATTGGTACCGCTGGTACGAAATTGACCTATTCGGAGAGCGCAAATCCGTGCGCCTCGCTGTTACCTACACCGCAAAGCCGACCGAAGCGCAGCAATCGACATTCCTGAAGTTCGAACAACACAAACAAGCCTGTATCAATAATATCGAAAAGGCCATTTTTAATTATTATAATTCCATTCTCGAAGAGGTACGAGCCGACCTGGAAGAAGATGCCGATGAGGTGATGCCAATCATTTCAACCGTGAACGAGTTGAACGATCTGGTCACATTGGAGGAGATTATCGTCGCTCCCAGCGACAGAGAAATCGGTTTTCTCTTCGAGTGTACGTGGGAGATCGAACATGGCCTTGGCGTACAGTTGCGGGACAACGAAGTGACGAAGGTCGGCTTTCAGGACGTCATCATCTGAAGGGGCTTTGATCTGTCCTACCTCGTTTTATCGATCGCTGCTGGTCGACGCGCTAGGCAGAGCTAGCCGCCTTTGCCCGACAATGGGGCGGCCGTCGCCGATGCCGATCCCGCCAAGCTCCGGCAGCCCGGCGGCGACCCGCCTCACTGCGGTCGCTGTCCGGATTTGCGCACTCCGCAATTGCTTTCCGGCGCGTCTTGGCGCAAAGGACTGCCCTTTCAACAGTCAGCGAGGGTCCGAATGGCCGCGATCGAAGCAGCGCGAGAGACGGTTGAGGGCAAGACCGCGCCGACGGTGTCCTATGTCTCGCTGGGCTGCCCGAAGGCGCTGGTCGATTCCGAGCGCATCCTTACGCAGCTGCGCGCCGAGGGATACGGCATCACGCGCAACCACAAGGGCGCCGACCTCGTCATCGTGAACACCTGCGGCTTCCTCGATTCGGCCAAGGCCGAGTCGCTCGGCGCCATCGGCGACGCCATGGCGGAGAACGGCAAGGTCATCGTCACCGGCTGCATGGGCGCCGAACCGGACCCGATCCTCGAACGCTTTCCCAATGTCTTCGCCGTCACCGGCCCGCAGCAATATGAGAGCGTGGTGGCCGCCGTGCACGAAGCCGCACCGCCCGCCCACGATCCCTATGTCGACCTGGTGCCGCCGCAGGGCCTCAAACTCACGCCGCGGCATTACGCCTATCTGAAAATCTCCGAGGGCTGCAACAATCGCTGCTCCTTCTGCATCATCCCCAAGCTGCGCGGCGATCTCGTCAGCCGGCCGGCGGCCGACGTCATGCGCGAGGCGGAACGGCTGGTGAAGGCCGGCGTCAAGGAACTCCTCGTCATCAGCCAGGATACCAGCGCCTATGGCGTCGACATCCGCTATGCCGAAAGCCCGTGGCAGGGCGCTCCGCTCAAGGCGCGGTTCTACGATCTGTCCAAGGCGCTGGGCGAGCTGGGTGTCTGGGTGCGCATGCACTATGTCTACCCCTACCCGCATGTCGACGACGTCATCCCTCTGATGGCGGAACGCAAGATCCTTCCCTATCTCGACATTCCCTTCCAGCACGCCTCGCCCACGGTGCTCAGGGCCATGCGCCGCCCGGGGAACCAGGACAAGGTGCTGGAACGCATCCGCCGCTGGCGCGAGATCTGCCCGGACATCACGCTGCGCTCGACCTTCATCGTCGGATTCCCCGGCGAGACCGATGCCGATTTCGAACTCCTGCTCGACTGGCTTCGCGAAGCCCAGCTCGATCGCGTCGGCTGCTTCGAATATGAGCCCGTCGCCGGCGCCACGGCCAACGACCTCGGCCTTGCCCCCGTGCCCGACGAGGTCAAGAAGCAGCGCCACCGCCGCTTCATGGAAACCCAGCAGCAGATCTCGGTGCGCAAGCTGAAGAACAAGGTCGGCAAGCGCCTGTCCGTCATCATCGACGAGACCGGGCCGAGCGTCGCCAGGGGCCGGTCGATGGCGGACGCGCCGGAGATCGACGGCTCGGTGTTCGTCGCCAGCCGGCGGCCGCTGCGGGTGGGCGATATCGTCACGGTCAGGATCGAGCGTTCCGACGCCTACGACCTGCACGGCGTGGCAGTCTGACCGGCCGGGAACGCCGGATGGACTTCAAGCGGCAGCGCGCTCGCTCGCGCTGGTGATCGCGCCGATACTGGCGGCGATCACGAGGCCGATGCCGGCCATCTGCAGCAGGCTGAGAGGCTGGCTCAGGATGAAGAAGCCCGCGAGGGCGCCGATGGCCGGTTCGGCGCTCATCAGGATGCCGAAACTGTGCGACGGCAGCCGCCGCAGCGCCATCATCTCCAGCGCATAGGGGATCAGCGGCGTCAGCAAAGCGAGACCCGCCGTCTCCGCCACGAAACGGATCGGCATGTGCAAGCCGGTTTCGGCGAGGCCGAAGGGCGTGGTGACGAGGGCCGCCGCGATGAAGGAGATCGCAAGCCCGTCCAACCCCTTGAAGGCCGCGCCGGTTCGCTTCGACAGCAGGATGTAGGAGCCCCATCCCACGCCGGCGGCCAGCGCGAAGCCCAGCCCGATGGGGTCGATGCTCCAGCCTTCGCGATCCCGGACCAGGCAGAGCACGCCGGCCAATGCGACCAGCGGCCAGACCAGGCGCCAGCTTCGCCCGAAACCGAAGGTGGCGACGCTGAGCGGTCCGAGAAACTCGATGGCGACCACGAGGCCGAGGGGAACGCGGACGATCGCCTCGTAGAACGTCACCGTCATCACGGCGATGGCGACGCCGAGCGCGAGGGCGCCGACGATCGCCCGGCGGCCATAGCGGCGCGGATCCGGCCGCACGAGGATGGCCAGGAGGAGCGCCGCCCAGGCGAGCCGCCCCCATGTGGTGGCGAGCGTGCCGAACATATCCATCGCCGGCTTGGCCAAGGCGGCGCCGAACTGCACCGAGACCATCGAGCCGGCGGCCATGAGGACGGCGATGCCGGCCTGCGAACGCGGTCCGGCGGCACGCGCCCCATCGAACATATTCTTTTCCAAGACGTTTCCTCGCCCTCCGGCCTTGTACCAGAGGTTGGGTTCAGGCGGCGAGGAACGACCGATCAAAGTTTTCGATGAATCCGATCAGCGCTGCGACGGCCCGCCCCATATCCTCGACCGAGGTGAACTCGGCCGGATTATGGCTGATGCCGCCGCGGCAGCGCACGAACAGCATGCCGATCGGGCAGAGGGCGCCGACCGCCTGTCCGTCATGCCCGGCGCCCGAAGGCAGGCGGATCGCCCGGCCGCCCTGCCCGGCGATGGCACCGGCAAAGCCCGCCTGCAGCGTGGGATCGCAGGGCTTGGCCGCCACCTCATGCGTCCTCTCCATCCAGGCCGTCACCCGGCGACGGTCGGCGATGGCGGCTATCTCGTCGCGCAGTCGGGCCAGCGCCTCGAGCCGCCGCGCATCCGTCTGCGAACGCAGGTCCACGGTGAACACCACCCTGGCCGGAATGACATTGGTGGCTCCGGGCAGAACGCTCATCTTGCCCACGGTGCCGACCATGAAATCATCGGCGTTGCCCAAAGCGAGGCCTTCGAGCGCCAGCGCGATCTCGGCACTGGCGGCGAGCGCGTCGCGGCGTAGCGCCATCGGCACGGTCCCGGCATGCCCGGCCTCGCCGATCACCGTCACCGTATGGCGCGACTGGCTGGCGATCGCGGTGACGACGCCCAGCGCCTCGCCGGCCTGCTCGAGAACCGGGCCCTGCTCGATATGCACCTCGACATAGGCAGCGGCTTCCTCCGGATCATAGGCGGCCTCGCCGATGCGGGCGGGATCCTTGCCATAGCGCCGAAGGGCGTCGTCGAGGCGCACGCCGTCGACGGATTCGACGGCGAGGGCGGCGGAATCGAAATGCCCCGCCACGGCTTCGGAGCACAGCAGCGTCGCCGGGAAGCGCGAGCCCTCCTCGTCGCCGAAGGCGAGGACGTCGATGCCGAAAGGCATCCGCCCGTGGCGCCTGACGACCTCGCGCACCGCCAGGATGCCGGCGATGACGCCGAGGGTGCCGTCATAGGCGCCGGCATCGATGACGGTATCGATATGCGAGCCGATCAGCAGGCGTCTCGCGGCGTTCTGGCCGCCGCCGGCCGGATCGAGGCGGCCCCTGACGGTCCCGAGCGCATCCTCGGTGACGTCGAGCCCCGCTTCCGACATCCAGCGGCCGACGAGATCGGCGGCGTGCCGATGTTCCGGGGTGAGGTAGAGGCGGATGAGGCGCCCCTCCTCCGCGCTGATCTGCGCGAGGTCGCGGATCATGCGTTCGGCCTCGCGGCCGAGCGCCAGGAACGCGTCGTCAGCCATCGATGCGATCCTCGAGCCGGAAGCGGATGATGCGCATGACCTGGGCCAAGGCGGTGAGGAACTCCTCCTCCCGGCCGCCGTCGATGCGGGCGGCGAAGGTGTCGAGGATCTGGTGCTTCGATGCGCCCTTGACGGCGAGGATGAAGGGAAAGCGGAATTTCGCGCGATAATGCCGGTTGAGGGTGGTGAAGCGGGCGAGCTCATCCGCCGACAGGCTGTCGAGGCCGGCGCCCGCTTGTTCGTCCCGCGAGGCGGGAGCGAGCATGGCCCGGCCTGCGAGATCCGGGTGGGCGCGGATCAACGCCTCCTGGTCCGCCCGGGATGCGTTCGACACCGCCGCCTGGAAGGCGTCCACCATCGCGGCGCGGCTGTCATAGGGGCGCGAGAGCGCCGCGCCCGCCGCAACCCAGGGCGTGTCCTCGGCGATATCGCCGAACGCCTCCACGAAAGCGGTGGGATCGAGGGAATTGACTTGGTCGAGGGTCATTTATGGGCATCGATCCAGGCGCCGAGTTCGGCGCGCTCGAGATCCGTTATATGGGTGGTGTTGCCGAGCGGCATCGCCCGCCCGATCACCGCGAATTGCTTGATCTGGTCGCCATGCTGCCGGATGCCGTCCAGAGTCGTCAAGACGACACCCTTGGGCGGCGCGGCAAAGGCGCTGTTGGTCGGCTTGGCCGAATGGCAGGCGATGCAATGGGTGCCGGTGATCGCCAGGACGCGGTCGTCGCTCACCGGCCCGCCCACCATGGCAGGCGCCTCGCGCGGCAGGCTGACGAAGATCGCCGCAAGCAGCGCGACCGCCGCCACGGGCAATGCCCATGCATGCTTCTCGAACGGGTCTCCCGCGTCGCCGCGATTGATGAAATGCCGCACCAGCGCGCCGATCACCAGCACGAGGGCCACCACGATCCAG encodes the following:
- a CDS encoding DUF6985 domain-containing protein; translated protein: MEPLNDPIFGELIDRDEAGDWYRWYEIDLFGERKSVRLAVTYTAKPTEAQQSTFLKFEQHKQACINNIEKAIFNYYNSILEEVRADLEEDADEVMPIISTVNELNDLVTLEEIIVAPSDREIGFLFECTWEIEHGLGVQLRDNEVTKVGFQDVII
- the rimO gene encoding 30S ribosomal protein S12 methylthiotransferase RimO; amino-acid sequence: MAAIEAARETVEGKTAPTVSYVSLGCPKALVDSERILTQLRAEGYGITRNHKGADLVIVNTCGFLDSAKAESLGAIGDAMAENGKVIVTGCMGAEPDPILERFPNVFAVTGPQQYESVVAAVHEAAPPAHDPYVDLVPPQGLKLTPRHYAYLKISEGCNNRCSFCIIPKLRGDLVSRPAADVMREAERLVKAGVKELLVISQDTSAYGVDIRYAESPWQGAPLKARFYDLSKALGELGVWVRMHYVYPYPHVDDVIPLMAERKILPYLDIPFQHASPTVLRAMRRPGNQDKVLERIRRWREICPDITLRSTFIVGFPGETDADFELLLDWLREAQLDRVGCFEYEPVAGATANDLGLAPVPDEVKKQRHRRFMETQQQISVRKLKNKVGKRLSVIIDETGPSVARGRSMADAPEIDGSVFVASRRPLRVGDIVTVRIERSDAYDLHGVAV
- a CDS encoding EamA family transporter, which codes for MFDGARAAGPRSQAGIAVLMAAGSMVSVQFGAALAKPAMDMFGTLATTWGRLAWAALLLAILVRPDPRRYGRRAIVGALALGVAIAVMTVTFYEAIVRVPLGLVVAIEFLGPLSVATFGFGRSWRLVWPLVALAGVLCLVRDREGWSIDPIGLGFALAAGVGWGSYILLSKRTGAAFKGLDGLAISFIAAALVTTPFGLAETGLHMPIRFVAETAGLALLTPLIPYALEMMALRRLPSHSFGILMSAEPAIGALAGFFILSQPLSLLQMAGIGLVIAASIGAITSASERAAA
- a CDS encoding allantoate amidohydrolase: MADDAFLALGREAERMIRDLAQISAEEGRLIRLYLTPEHRHAADLVGRWMSEAGLDVTEDALGTVRGRLDPAGGGQNAARRLLIGSHIDTVIDAGAYDGTLGVIAGILAVREVVRRHGRMPFGIDVLAFGDEEGSRFPATLLCSEAVAGHFDSAALAVESVDGVRLDDALRRYGKDPARIGEAAYDPEEAAAYVEVHIEQGPVLEQAGEALGVVTAIASQSRHTVTVIGEAGHAGTVPMALRRDALAASAEIALALEGLALGNADDFMVGTVGKMSVLPGATNVIPARVVFTVDLRSQTDARRLEALARLRDEIAAIADRRRVTAWMERTHEVAAKPCDPTLQAGFAGAIAGQGGRAIRLPSGAGHDGQAVGALCPIGMLFVRCRGGISHNPAEFTSVEDMGRAVAALIGFIENFDRSFLAA
- the uraD gene encoding 2-oxo-4-hydroxy-4-carboxy-5-ureidoimidazoline decarboxylase encodes the protein MTLDQVNSLDPTAFVEAFGDIAEDTPWVAAGAALSRPYDSRAAMVDAFQAAVSNASRADQEALIRAHPDLAGRAMLAPASRDEQAGAGLDSLSADELARFTTLNRHYRAKFRFPFILAVKGASKHQILDTFAARIDGGREEEFLTALAQVMRIIRFRLEDRIDG